The sequence below is a genomic window from Ischnura elegans chromosome 2, ioIscEleg1.1, whole genome shotgun sequence.
TTCATACAAATTATTATGCAAATGTCAGTGATGATTGTCACCGGCATTAGTTTTGAATAGGATGAGGGTCCGCAAGGCTTCACATAAAGATACTTATATTTGCAGCATAGGTATTTACCATATGACATTAAGATAGCTTGCCCTTggtataaatacatacataattatacaACTACATTTTCTCAATTTCTTTACAATACGATGATGATATGGTAAGTAACGCGTGAAATCGTTGAAATTTTCCCGGGAGAGTAGGGTGGtgggggaaaaaaatgaacgtaGAACTGCGCGCCCTGCGCGCCACTTAAAAAATTTACGTGCACAACAGGAGTTTAATTTCCCGGAAATGCAGATAAGCAAAATTGATTGCTAAATTGGCATTTCTTGCGTCACTGATATCCTCATATTCGGAAATATTCACTATTTTTCTAAATGAAACATCTTTATTTCACTCGTATTTTCTAATGATGACGATTTTTCGAGAATATATCGCCGCTTACCCCTCACTTATACAGAATAAAATTGTCAAAATGTATCGAAACCACTGAGAAATGCGTATAAATGGAATTATTAATGTTGATAACCATCCACACTAACATTCCCAGTGGAATTTTGCCGTTACTCCATTTTTCTTCGGAAAATGTCCAACTTCTACTAGGTGCCAACGACAGTAAAACCTGGAAAACGCTAACGTTAGCTTAACGTCATTAATACATTTCTTACACTGCAACACGACTAAAAATAATGATCTTATGAAGAAAACGTCGAAAGTTATAATGCGCGCGAAGTACGAATTTGGTTGGCAGCAAGCACTTAATaagaattcgaaaaatattttgggatatatgtaaaaataacttttggaCAATCGGTAACTAAAACTCCAtctcgaatttttttatttcgaaaatggAATTGATATTCAAGTTCATGAGCTTCAGCACGAACTTTAAACTTGGACGGGGGGGGGGAGAAAATCTCAAGTTGCGGCCGAACAAAAAGCGGGATGGTTGAATTACAATGTATTTCGCCCGAAGGCTCCAATTATTGTACTTACGACTTAGAtcgaaaaaatacaatgtattgtATATAACCACCTTTAAGCCAGTGAGAAGTGTTTCAGAAAAGAGAGTTGGTAACTTTGTAAATCGTATGTTTGTGATCATATCGGCAGAGTTGAGGTAACTGAAACCAAAGAGACATAAAGGAAAATCTCTTTCGCAACGCCACAGATTGACCGGcattaggcccagcgcacacggtgtgactgttttacaactaccgttgcaaaccagttgcgcgcgcaactgttttgtgacctcggcAATGTATTggagtggggaggcgcacacgacgcgactggtttttgaccATCTCAAACCAGTCTGAAACCAGCCACATGCAAccacatgcaaccgtgggcccgcggtagTAGTTGCGTTTCAGAATTCAattgcacgagaccacgtggtgttttggtggtattttgacggccgtatagtgtcgatatcacaatgaatgatcaagaactcaacataAAGCTCGTTGGAGAAGTGGAGAAGCATGAAGTTCTGTACAACTACAAACTGCCAGGATATTCAAGGAAAGGTGTGACAGAGAAAGCATGGAAAGAGGTGTCTGTTGAATTGGCTTTGCCAGGTAAACaaagatattatatatttaattttgccATAACTGAGGTgttaccagtggcggatacagaaaaaactcaagggggggggcgcaacatatcttgacttgtctttacttttatcgtaataaaatgtcatcaagtcacaggcaaagtatatgaaaattttatttaaagtgattataaacatgtaaatgacaatgccatcttatgatataaaaaagctactattgtggttatgcaatgttcggcaatacaggcggacccgcaagggggggcgcgtgccccctgagccccccatctgtatccgccactgggtgtTACCATTTTTAGGTCCCCAGATGCCACAAACCAGAAAAATTAGGTCATACAAAGGGGCGAAagggttttaaattttataaaaaaagggttttttgaatatttaaaatttggtgGGTTACATATCTTTTATTAAATACCAGGTGTAACgggattaaaatttataaaaattaatcacAGTAGCGGGATtgaaaattatagtaaaatatttaattttaaatggcaaGATCAAAAACTTTCACCACAAATCTATagtttttgaaattgtaatttagGTCAAGATTATTTTACTGTTGCACTGCTAGTTTCCACTGCCATGGCAAACTTGCACTTGAAGAAAGGAAGTCGTTTGCCAGATAATTCCTCAAAGCAGTCGCTGAAGATCCATCCTGTATCACAAGGTCACGTGGTTCAATATTGGTCGGATGTTCTGCTAGATTGTTATATTCTGATATGTCTTGATGACTGCATTCAGTTCCTTCCTGCTTTCGGACAAAGTTATGTAGGATACAAGCTGCTCTTACTATACTATTTACTGTTAAAGGATCACGGCATTGTATTGGCCCGTTCAACACTGCAAACTTTTCTGCTGCCATTGCAAACACTCATTCAATTGTTTTCCTTCCTCTACTCAACCTGTAATTAAATATCCATTTAACATTGTCGAGGGTTTTGCTGGAAAAAGACCTCATCAAGTTGCGAGTCTGCGGAAATGCTTCATCTCCTACGAAGTAGTATGGTAATGGGATGTTTTTATCATCGTAATGTAATGGTGAAGGTGGAGGGACATTATCACCGTGTGTCATCCAGAAGTTAATTGAGCTTGCTCTGAAAATCCCTCCATCACTGTTACGTCCAGCGTAACCTGGCTCAATAATCGTAAAGAACCCATCGGCATCACAACACGCCATAAGCACGGTGGAGTGGAAGTtcttgtaattaaaattttcagatcCTGTATGCGGAAACATTTCAATTCGTATGCATGCTTACCGTCCATTGCCGCAATGCAATTTGGAAGGTTCCATAGCAGCTCAAAACGATCAGCAATATGTTGTAATTTACCTGGTGTAGGAGCAGGCATGCAAATGTCCTTCAGGACGTCCCAGATAGTTTCTGAAGTTTCCTTGATAATTTTTCTAACTGTGCTCTCACCTCAGACGAAATATAAGGAAATTGCCTCAAATGTTTCACCAGTACCCAAATACCCGCAAGTAACACAACAATAGGTTAGGTAAAACCAGAATTGATTTATCGATAAGTTCTTGCTAAAAGTATTGTTTTCATCTcttgtttgagtttttttttatttgtgtttcagCGCAAGATTGCAAAGAAAAGTGGAGAAATCTACGGACAGTattcatgagaaaaatgaaaCCGTCGGCTAGTGGTTCAGGAGGGAAGAAAAAGGCTTACTATTTGGAAAATGCAATGCAGTTTTGTCTGCCATTCATAAAAACAGTGATTCCTCCCTCAATGGGATATTTGCCTACACCACCCTGCACAACACAGCCGTCAACTGGTGCTAATGAATGTTCTGAAACCCAAGTTGAAGATTTAGAAGATGAATCCACAAATGCACCTCAGAATTCTCCATCAGTGTCTCCCTCAATTTTAGATGATCCACCTCAGCACCAAACTG
It includes:
- the LOC124174001 gene encoding uncharacterized protein LOC124174001 is translated as MNDQELNIKLVGEVEKHEVLYNYKLPGYSRKGVTEKAWKEVSVELALPAQDCKEKWRNLRTVFMRKMKPSASGSGGKKKAYYLENAMQFCLPFIKTVIPPSMGYLPTPPCTTQPSTGANECSETQVEDLEDESTNAPQNSPSVSPSILDDPPQHQTEKTPASSSPTSTSQILKKKNKSPESLADQSVADYFKAKKAKLLSNAKADTSNQKIDRQHGVKMFVLSLIPELEELSDSQIKLFKRQVLRVIDYISALDHRQQPRSSSAHTVLTYPSMSESRDSQMDVTRM